In the genome of Deltaproteobacteria bacterium, the window ACGCAAAGAGGACTTGAGCGTTGGAAGTCCGCGAGCGGTATGCCGAAGGTGTCAGGCAGTACTAAGGATTCGTCGGAATCGGTCGCGCGTTAGGCCAACGACCGGACCCAGATCGAAAGCGGCACATACGCCGCCAGCAGGACCCATGGCAGCCAACGCAGCGCGATGCGATTTGCCGCCATCCGAGAATAGGCCAACCCCAGCGAGACAAACGCAACGCCTAAAACAACCAGCGCGAACCCACCCATCACCGCAGCGCGTCCGTTCAGTGGCTTTGGCCCAAAGAAATATCCTCCAAGCTCCGGCCCGCTGACCGCGTCCAAGTGACCGCTTACGATTGCTTTCGCACCAAGCCAAAGAAGCGGCAGCGCAAAAACCGCAACGATGACCAGCACCCCTGTGGTATGCGCCCAAGTTGGCAGTTTGTCGTCCTGCAATTTTAGCCAATTAGCCACTGATTCGTCGCTCCGCTGATCGAGAGAAAACACCCGCAACAAACCCAACCGTAGCTTTATCTAAGAGGCCCCGAGCATTCGATTGTTTCTTCAGAATTGGGCGGACTTCAGAACATAGCAGAGTCCCTTGCAATTGCGTACAGCCACAGGTTTTGTCACACTAACAAAACTTACCTATGCGCACCAAAACCGCCATCATTTCGATAGAAAATCTAACCAAAGAGGCGCTGCCAAAACTGGCGGCGGCGCTCAAGGCCGTACCCGGCGTCGGCACAGTGGACTTTAGCATCGAGCGCAGCGTCGCGGTGCTCGACTTCGACCCAAGTCAATCGCACATCGACGATTTCCTCCGCGCGGTGTTGCAAGCTGGATTCAAGGTTCTTTGAGATTATGTAGATGAGGAACATGCTTCGACGGGCTTAGCATGACCGGAATTTGTCTCCGTTCGTCCTGAGCTTGTCGAAGGACTCCGACGTAACTTTCAGGCACGGAGGCAGCCATGGACGAAGCAGTAAGAAGTTTCCTGCCGCGCTTTCGCTACGGCATGATCCAACCGCGCTCGCACGAGGGGCGCAACCGCGGCACCGGCTATCAGTTTTATCGTCTCGTGCCGCTCAATGTCATGGAATTCACCGCCGTGCTCGGCATCGAAAATTATACGCTTGCCGCAGTCGAAAAGGCACTCGGCAATTATTGGAATTGCGTTGACGCGTTAGTAAAAGAAAAAGTCCAACTAATTATTTTCGGCGGCGCGCCGGTTTCAGCGGCGCTCGGACGCCCACGCGTGCTGGACATGCTGCGGCAGACGCGCGAGAAAACCGGCATTCCCTGCGACGCGCCGTTGGAAGCGC includes:
- a CDS encoding heavy-metal-associated domain-containing protein, which codes for MRTKTAIISIENLTKEALPKLAAALKAVPGVGTVDFSIERSVAVLDFDPSQSHIDDFLRAVLQAGFKVL